One Vicugna pacos chromosome 33, VicPac4, whole genome shotgun sequence genomic region harbors:
- the TMEM225 gene encoding transmembrane protein 225 isoform X1 — translation MAQIRNVQATNMLFSSWALVFLVIGIILEQWVELKLGPEKPSLPHSPWICCTTDWPEGGLKVVRDMMLLVFSLSLLHNLLLGLEFTYMIPQTKHILFMTASLSFFTGALLLSALVLYQHHLRQAESVYHYSYRVTWNFFIAYSTIFFFIASGFLSFLQHKQSMNSSASLTIIPESAQEGQVMEQSGASVKDLALPADAAVPRSIVHVHVTQAKDSPSRTQVQGRRVTWAL, via the exons ATGGCGCAAATCAGAAATGTTCAGGCCACCAACATGTTATTCTCCTCGTGGGCCTTGGTCTTCTTGGTGATAGGAATCATCTTAGAACAGTGGGTTGAACTGAAGTTGGGGCCAGAAAAGCCTAGCCTACCCCACAGCCCGTGGATATGTTGCACTACTGATTGGCCAGAAG GTGGCCTGAAGGTGGTCAGGGACATGATGCTTTTGGTCTTCAGCCTTTCCTTGCTTCATAACCTGCTCCTGGGTTTGGAATTCACCTATATGATTCCTCAAACTAAACATATCCTCTTCATGACTGcctccctcagtttcttcacag GTGCCCTTCTGCTCTCTGCACTGGTGCTGTATCAACACCACCTAAGGCAAGCTGAATCTGTGTATCACTATAGTTACAGAGTCACCTGGAACTTCTTCATTGCCTACTcaactattttcttctttattgcctCTG GATTCCTCTCTTTCCTACAGCACAAGCAGTCCATGAATAGCTCTGCCAGCCTCACCATCATCCCTGAATCTGCCCAGGAAGGTCAGGTTATGGAACAGTCTGGGGCTTCTGTCAAAGATCTTGCGTTACCAGCGGATGCTGCAGTGCCTCGCAGTATTGTCCATGTGCACGTCACACAGGCCAAAGATTCTCCAAGCAGAACTCAAGTCCAAGGCCGTCGTGTAACCTGGGCTCTGTGA
- the LOC102540498 gene encoding olfactory receptor 8B3-like, whose amino-acid sequence MAPGNDSFVTEFILVGLTDHPDLQVPLFFLFLVMYMVTVLGNLGLITLIGLNSHLHTPMYFFLFNLSFIDLCFSLVFTPKMLMNFVSKKNIISYMGCMTQLYFFCFFAISECYMLTSMAYDRYVAICKPLLYNIAMSPAVCSRLVFGSYSMAFSGSMAHTGCMLRLSFCDANTINHYFCDILPLLQLSCTSTYINEMVVFIVVGINIIVPSLTIFVSYALILSSIFRISSTEGKSKAFSTCISHIIAVSLFFGSGLFMYLKPSSAESMDEGKISSVFYTNVVSMMNPLIYSLRNKDVKIALRKTLKRRKF is encoded by the coding sequence ATGGCTCCTGGAAACGATTCTTTCGTGACTGAATTTATTCTAGTGGGGTTAACAGACCATCCAGATCTCCAAGTTcccttgtttttcctgtttctagtAATGTATATGGTCACTGTGTTGGGAAATTTGGGCTTGATAACTCTAATTGGGCTGAATTCACACCtacacacccccatgtactttttcctctttAACTTGTCCTTTAtagatctttgtttttctttagtatttacACCAAAAATGCTGATGAATTTCGTGtcaaagaagaatattatttctTACATGGGGTGCATGACTCAGCtctactttttctgtttttttgccaTTTCTGAATGCTACATGTTGACATCAATGGCCTATGatcgctacgtggccatctgtaagccaCTGTTGTATAACATTGCCATGTCCCCTGCAGTGTGTTCTAGGCTTGTTTTTGGTTCGTACTCAATGGCATTTTCTGGCAGTATGGCTCACACTGGGTGCATGTTGAGACTGTCCTTCTGTGATGCAAATACCATCAACCACTACTTCTGTGACatcctccctctgctccagctcTCCTGCACCAGCACCTACATCAATGAGATGGTGGTTTTCATCGTGGTGGGCATCAACATCATTGTGCCCAGTCTCACCATCTTTGTCTCATATGCTCTCATCCTCTCCAGCATCTTTCGCATCAGCTCCACAGAAGGCAAGTCCAAAGCCTTCAGCACCTGCATTTCCCACATCATTGCTGTTTCTCTGTTCTTTGgatcaggtttatttatgtatctcaAACCATCTTCTGCTGAGTCAATGGatgagggaaaaatatcttctgtCTTTTATACCAATGTGGTTTCCATGATGAACCCCTTAATTTACAGTTTGAGGAACAAAGATGTTAAAATTGCTCTGAGAAAAACCCTGAAGAGAAGAAAGTTTTGA
- the TMEM225 gene encoding transmembrane protein 225 isoform X2, with translation MTQLPGADPAHGISYREGGLKVVRDMMLLVFSLSLLHNLLLGLEFTYMIPQTKHILFMTASLSFFTGALLLSALVLYQHHLRQAESVYHYSYRVTWNFFIAYSTIFFFIASGFLSFLQHKQSMNSSASLTIIPESAQEGQVMEQSGASVKDLALPADAAVPRSIVHVHVTQAKDSPSRTQVQGRRVTWAL, from the exons ATGACACAGTTGCCTGGGGCTGACCCTGCCCACGGGATTTCCTACAGAGAAG GTGGCCTGAAGGTGGTCAGGGACATGATGCTTTTGGTCTTCAGCCTTTCCTTGCTTCATAACCTGCTCCTGGGTTTGGAATTCACCTATATGATTCCTCAAACTAAACATATCCTCTTCATGACTGcctccctcagtttcttcacag GTGCCCTTCTGCTCTCTGCACTGGTGCTGTATCAACACCACCTAAGGCAAGCTGAATCTGTGTATCACTATAGTTACAGAGTCACCTGGAACTTCTTCATTGCCTACTcaactattttcttctttattgcctCTG GATTCCTCTCTTTCCTACAGCACAAGCAGTCCATGAATAGCTCTGCCAGCCTCACCATCATCCCTGAATCTGCCCAGGAAGGTCAGGTTATGGAACAGTCTGGGGCTTCTGTCAAAGATCTTGCGTTACCAGCGGATGCTGCAGTGCCTCGCAGTATTGTCCATGTGCACGTCACACAGGCCAAAGATTCTCCAAGCAGAACTCAAGTCCAAGGCCGTCGTGTAACCTGGGCTCTGTGA